Genomic window (Marinobacter fonticola):
TCATGAGCAAGAAGCGACGCGAAATTCCGGTTTTCGAGCAGCCGATTATCGAGACCCACTGCCACCTGGACTACCTCAAGGACAGGCCGCTGGCAGAGACGCTCGCCGAGGCCCAGCGCGTTAACATCGAGCGCATCGTTACGATTGCCGTATCGCCGGACAACCTAGCAACCGTGCGCGAACTCACGAACCAGGCCGATTTTGTCTACGGCACTCAAGGTGTGCATCCTCACGATGCGGAGAGCTACACCGACGCCGCTGAAGCGGAGATCCGCGCTCACGTGGGCGGTGACAAAATGGTCGCTGTCGGCGAGATCGGTCTGGACTATTTCTACGACAACGCCGACCGCGACGTCCAACGGGCCGTTTTCCGCCGCCAGCTCCAGATCGCCTGCGATACGGATCGGCCGGTCGTGATCCACAGCCGCGAAGCCGACGAGGATACGATCGACATTCTCAAAGAATTCGAAAGCACCCTGAAGCGCCGGGGGGTCATTCACAGCTTCACGTCCGGCCCGGGACTGGCGCGGTATGCACTGGACCAAGGGTGGTGCCTGGGTTTCAACGGTATATCGACGTTCAACAAGGCAGAGAACGTACGGGACATCATTCGCATGACGCCGATCGACCAGCTACTGCTGGAAACCGATTCGCCTTTCCTCACCCCGGTGCCCTACCGCGGTCGCGAAAACGCGCCGTTCTATATTCCGTTCGTTGCGGAAAAGGTGGCGGACGTCAAGGCATTGCCGCTGGACGAGGTGCTCACCACGACCTACCGGAACAGCTTACGCACGTTCTTTCCTCACGGGTGATCCCGAGCGCCCAGCGGCCGCCGAATTAAATCGAAAACTATGGCGGCGATAGGGCGTGCAGCTACCGATTTCACTACTTTTTGCAAACCGTCAGAGTGCGCCATCGTCTAGACTCGCTATAACGACGTATAGTTTTAAACGACAGGGTCATGTCAGTCTTCGCCGAATCTCTCCAATCGCGGGAGTACATCGAACGTTCATGATAAAGCGCATCCCTCTCTCAGCCCTCAAAGTCGGCATGTACATTACCGACATGAACAACGATTGGATTCCCCACAGTAACGACAAACGTCGCGGGGTCGTCCAGCGCGAGGACATTATTGAAAAAATAGCGCGGCTGGGCGTGCGGCATGTCTACATTGATACCGCCAGGGGTCTGGATTCCAGTGAAGGCGTTCCGCTTCAGGACGTTGACCGCTCCAATGAAACGCTGCTGCAGCAAGCCGGCGGCCTCAAGCCCCAACTGACGCCATATACCGGGCGTGACGAAGAGATCATCATTGCCAAGCGCATCCATAACGAGACTCAGAGCCTGGTCGGCAGTCTGATGCAGAACGTTAAGCTAGGCCAGGCCATCGATTTGTCGCCGGTACACGAGCTGGCGGAAAATCTCCAAGGTTCGGTGTTCCGCAATCCCAATGCCATGGCCTGCCTG
Coding sequences:
- a CDS encoding TatD family hydrolase, whose translation is MSKKRREIPVFEQPIIETHCHLDYLKDRPLAETLAEAQRVNIERIVTIAVSPDNLATVRELTNQADFVYGTQGVHPHDAESYTDAAEAEIRAHVGGDKMVAVGEIGLDYFYDNADRDVQRAVFRRQLQIACDTDRPVVIHSREADEDTIDILKEFESTLKRRGVIHSFTSGPGLARYALDQGWCLGFNGISTFNKAENVRDIIRMTPIDQLLLETDSPFLTPVPYRGRENAPFYIPFVAEKVADVKALPLDEVLTTTYRNSLRTFFPHG